In Desulfofundulus kuznetsovii DSM 6115, the following are encoded in one genomic region:
- a CDS encoding NADH-quinone oxidoreductase subunit C, with product MASYEPPVQLLEALKEKFPAIEIAGEGVLLVSTADLIPVITELKENPDYAFDFLTNLTAADYPDHFEVVYNLVSLKHNYTLMVKVKLEDKENPAAPSLCPLWGGAKWQEREVYDLMGINFTGYPGHPTRILLDDSFKGHPLRKDFQWEGGRE from the coding sequence GTGGCTAGTTATGAACCGCCTGTACAGTTGCTGGAAGCGCTGAAGGAAAAATTCCCCGCCATCGAGATCGCCGGGGAAGGGGTGCTCCTTGTTTCCACTGCCGATCTCATCCCTGTGATAACCGAATTAAAGGAAAACCCCGACTACGCTTTTGATTTTCTAACCAACCTCACGGCAGCTGATTACCCGGATCATTTTGAAGTTGTTTACAACCTGGTTTCCCTGAAACACAATTACACCCTGATGGTCAAGGTGAAGCTGGAGGACAAGGAGAATCCTGCCGCACCTTCCCTGTGCCCGCTCTGGGGTGGGGCCAAATGGCAGGAACGGGAGGTATACGATTTGATGGGGATCAACTTCACGGGTTATCCCGGCCATCCCACCCGCATCCTCCTGGACGATAGCTTCAAGGGCCACCCCTTGCGCAAGGATTTCCAATGGGAAGGTGGCAGGGAGTAG